A window from Bubalus kerabau isolate K-KA32 ecotype Philippines breed swamp buffalo chromosome 5, PCC_UOA_SB_1v2, whole genome shotgun sequence encodes these proteins:
- the TFB2M gene encoding dimethyladenosine transferase 2, mitochondrial produces the protein MWVPGAGIPSRLTLSAFTRAGRFCVLNSGVARWKDVPAENCRGLYDFHTQLKPDVEFGKSSSRLYKSRSETKRYVTSPRVAETVVRMLRGKRKAGQLILECNPGPGVLTRALLESGARVIALESDKTFIPELKSLGDSVNGRLEVIYCDFFKLDPRNHGTVTPPVMTSDMLFQYLGVKAHPWKKGFPLKVVGILPVKTERNTLWKILHDLYSCSSIYKYGRAELNLFISEKECRKLMANPQTPGLYQSLSVLGQTACGIKVLCTEPSSSFDTYTIKGQLEKQRHRESLEQNLCFVQLTPHRNLFTGTLTPFNYDVFFHMLRQCFMKRNAKLIDHLPSLSPIDAVHILKQIKKHKDVRVVDMYPKDFQRLFETIECSKDDTCKWLYDEFMEDTLS, from the exons ATGTGGGTCCCGGGGGCGGGAATTCCCTCTCGGCTGACGCTTTCAGCGTTTACCCGCGCTGGGCGATTTTGCGTTTTGAATTCCGGAGTGGCGAGGTGGAAGGACGTCCCGGCAGAGAACTGTCGTGGCTTGTATGACTTTCATACGCAACTGAAGCCCGATGTGGAATTTGGGAAATCGTCCTCGCGCCTGTACAAGTCCCGTTCCGAGACCAAGCGGTACGTAACCAGTCCGAGAGTGGCTGAGACCGTGGTGCGCATGCTGCGGGGAAAACGAAAAGCTGGCCAGCTAATCCTGGAGTGCAATCCAG GTCCTGGAGTACTCACCCGAGCATTGCTTGAAAGTGGTGCCAGAGTGATTGCCCTTGAAAGTGACAAAACTTTTATTCCAGAATTgaag tcCTTAGGAGACAGTGTGAATGGAAGACTAGAAGTGATCTATTGTGACTTCTTTAAACTGGACCCTAGAAATCATGGCACAGTGACCCCTCCCGTTATGACTTCAGATATGCTTTTTCAGTATTTGGGAGTGAAAGCACATCCTTGGAAAAAAG GTTTCCCTTTAAAAGTAGTTGGGATCTTACCAGTTAAAACTGAGAGAAACACACTTTGGAAAATTTTACATGACCTGTATTCCTGTTCTTCTATTTATAAATATGGACGAGCAGAactaaatttgtttatttctgaaaaGGAATGCCGG AAACTAATGGCAAATCCCCAAACTCCAGGCTTGTATCAGTCATTAAGTGTGCTCGGTCAAACAGCTTGTGGGATCAAGGTCCTGTGTACG GAGCCTTCCTCATCATTTGACACGTATACTATAAAGGGACAGCTGGAAAAGCAAAGGCATAGG GAATCATTAGAACAAAACCTGTGTTTTGTTCAGTTGACTCCTCATAGAAATTTATTTACAGGAACCTTAACACCTTTTAACTATGATGTATTTTTTCACATGTTAAGGCAATGTTTTATGAAACGCAATGCCAAGCTAATAGACCATTTACC GTCATTGAGTCCAATTGATGCAGTGCATATATTGaagcaaataaaaaaacataaggatgtgagagttgtagaTATGTACCCTAAAGACTTTCAGCGCCTTTTTGAAACCATAGAATGTTCAAAAGATGATACCTGTAAGTGGCTCTATGATGAATTCATGGAGGATACACTCTCATAG